A genomic segment from Aegilops tauschii subsp. strangulata cultivar AL8/78 chromosome 1, Aet v6.0, whole genome shotgun sequence encodes:
- the LOC109752165 gene encoding gibberellin 20 oxidase 2, with protein sequence MVDLSNFLEANAAMPFPAMEVARSPHLPCVPVDANATDSNSATDVLDLWRQQKQIPAPFVWPNADARPSSMLELDVPVVDIGAALHSAAGMGRAAAQVAEACASHGFFQVTGHGVDPALARAALDGAADFFRLPLATKQGARRSPGTVEGYASAHADRFAAKLPWKETLSFSHNHDDVGARGNSHVVVDYFTSALGDDFKHLGEVYQEYCEAMEEASLAIMEVLGMSLGLGRGYYRDYFADGSSIMRCNYYPRCPEPDRTLGTGPHCDPSALTILLQDGDVDGLQVLVDGAWRFVRPKTGELVVNIGDTFMALSNGRYKSCLHRAVVHREKERRSLAYFLAPREDRVVRPPPSPAPAPRLYPDFTWAELMRFTQRHYRADARTLDAFARWLDPPTCSATPLSHGPAQAQGTV encoded by the exons ATGGTGGACCTATCGAACTTTCTAGAAGCCAATGCAGCAATGCCGTTTCCGGCCATGGAAGTTGCTCGGAGTCCTCACCTCCCATGCGTTCCCGTGGACGCGAACGCGACAGACAGCAACAGTGCCACCGACGTCCTCGACCTCTGGCGGCAGCAAAAACAAATCCCGGCTCCCTTCGTCTGGCCCAACGCCGACGCACGGCCGTCGTCGATGTTGGAGCTGGACGTGCCTGTGGTCGACATAGGCGCAGCTCTGCACAGCGCCGCCGGGATGGGCCGTGCCGCGGCGCAGGTCGCCGAGGCGTGCGCGAGCCACGGCTTCTTCCAGGTGACAGGGCACGGCGTGGACCCTGCGCTGGCCCGCGCCGCgctcgacggcgcggcggacttCTTCCGACTGCCGCTCGCCACTAAGCAGGGCGCCCGCCGCTCCCCGGGGACCGTGGAAGGGTACGCCTCCGCCCACGCCGACCGCTTCGCCGCCAAGCTTCCCTGGAAGGAGACTCTCTCCTTCAGCCACAACCACGACGACGTCGGCGCCCGCGGCAACAGCCACGTCGTCGTGGACTACTTCACCTCCGCCCTAGGCGACGACTTCAAGCACCTAGG GGAGGTGTACCAGGAGTACTGTGAGGCGATGGAGGAGGCGTCGCTGGCGATAATGGAGGTGCTGGGGATGAGCCTGGGGCTGGGGAGAGGGTACTACAGGGACTACTTCGCCGACGGCAGCTCCATCATGAGGTGCAACTACTACCCGCGGTGCCCGGAGCCGGACCGGACGCTGGGCACGGGGCCGCACTGCGACCCGTCGGCGCTGACCATCCTGCTGCAGGACGGCGACGTGGACGGGCTCCAGGTGCTCGTCGACGGCGCATGGCGCTTCGTGCGGCCAAAGACCGGCGAGCTCGTGGTAAACATCGGCGACACCTTCATG GCGCTGTCCAACGGGCGGTACAAGAGCTGCCTCCACCGCGCGGTGGTGCACCGGGAGAAAGAGCGCCGGTCGCTGGCCTACTTCCTCGCCCCGCGGGAGGACCGGGTGGTGCGCCCGCCAccgtcgccggcgccggcgccgcggCTCTACCCGGACTTCACCTGGGCGGAGCTCATGCGCTTCACGCAGCGCCACTACCGCGCCGACGCCCGCACGCTCGACGCCTTCGCGCGCTGGCTCGACCCGCCCACCTGCTCCGCCACGCCCTTGTCGCACGGCCCGGCCCAGGCCCAAGGGACTGTCTAG